A single region of the Lycium barbarum isolate Lr01 chromosome 2, ASM1917538v2, whole genome shotgun sequence genome encodes:
- the LOC132627014 gene encoding small ribosomal subunit protein eS19x-like, which yields MEAARNVKDVSPHEFVKAYAAHLKRSGKMELPEWTDIVKTGKLKELAPYDPDWYYIRAASMARKIYLRGGIGVGGFRRIYGGNQRNGSRPRHFCKSSGSVARHILQQLQTMNIIDFEPKGGRRITSNGQRDLDQVAGRISIAN from the coding sequence ATGGAGGCAGCGAGAAATGTGAAGGATGTTTCACCCCATGAGTTCGTCAAGGCTTATGCCGCTCATCTCAAGCGCTCCGGCAAGATGGAGCTTCCAGAGTGGACTGACATTGTCAAGACTGGAAAACTGAAAGAGCTTGCCCCATACGACCCTGATTGGTACTACATTAGGGCTGCTTCTATGGCAAGAAAGATCTATTTGAGAGGAGGTATTGGTGTTGGTGGATTCCGAAGAATCTATGGTGGTAACCAGAGGAATGGCAGCCGTCCACGCCATTTCTGCAAGAGCAGCGGTTCAGTTGCACGACACATTCTTCAGCAATTGCAGACCATGAACATAATTGACTTTGAACCCAAGGGAGGAAGGAGAATCACATCCAACGGTCAGAGAGATCTTGACCAAGTTGCTGGAAGAATTAGTATTGCCAATTAA